One window of the Terriglobales bacterium genome contains the following:
- a CDS encoding NAD(P)-dependent oxidoreductase, with protein MRVAFLGLGIMGRPMAANLVKAGNEVTVWNRTPGRQVEGGQSAATPAEAVQNAEVVWMCVSDTKAVEAVLFGAQGVESSITPGAIVVDSSTISPSATVRFAERLRARGCDYVDAPITGSKIGAENAQLIFMVGGSENTIATLDPLFRAMGKTVVRMGDVGKGESAKLALNLMIALIYEGFAEGLTLATKLGVEPETLVKLIQSTMVRSGVVDYKAPFVLRHDFSPNFPLRLMHKDIHLMLDAAKEARVKLPGLETVDEIYEVATEEGQADLDYASTLALLEKWAGIEVKTSA; from the coding sequence ATGAGGGTTGCATTTTTAGGTCTGGGAATCATGGGCCGTCCTATGGCGGCCAATCTCGTAAAGGCAGGTAACGAGGTCACAGTTTGGAATCGTACGCCGGGACGGCAAGTGGAAGGCGGGCAGTCGGCCGCTACGCCTGCTGAGGCTGTGCAGAATGCCGAAGTGGTGTGGATGTGCGTTTCCGATACGAAGGCAGTCGAGGCAGTATTGTTCGGCGCGCAGGGTGTGGAGAGTTCCATTACCCCGGGAGCTATCGTGGTGGATTCCAGCACCATCTCCCCTTCCGCCACGGTGCGCTTTGCCGAGCGCCTGCGGGCACGGGGCTGTGATTACGTGGATGCCCCGATTACCGGCTCCAAAATCGGTGCCGAGAACGCCCAACTCATCTTTATGGTGGGCGGCTCAGAGAACACGATCGCTACTTTGGATCCACTCTTTCGAGCCATGGGCAAGACGGTCGTCCGCATGGGCGACGTGGGAAAGGGAGAATCGGCCAAGCTGGCCCTGAACCTGATGATCGCCCTTATCTATGAAGGTTTTGCCGAAGGCCTGACCTTGGCCACCAAGCTAGGAGTCGAACCGGAAACCCTGGTCAAACTGATTCAGTCCACCATGGTGCGCTCGGGAGTGGTGGACTATAAGGCGCCCTTTGTTCTGCGGCACGATTTCTCTCCTAATTTCCCTCTCCGGCTTATGCATAAGGACATTCACCTCATGCTCGATGCCGCCAAGGAAGCGCGGGTCAAACTACCTGGGTTGGAAACTGTGGACGAAATCTACGAAGTAGCTACTGAAGAAGGCCAGGCCGACTTGGACTATGCCTCGACCCTTGCCCTGCTCGAAAAGTGGGCAGGAATCGAGGTAAAAACCTCAGCCTGA
- a CDS encoding MBL fold metallo-hydrolase, whose protein sequence is MLNLTLRRRAGQFTRLVRHSVVTPRTGQTHKPVLAANGELGVTFIGHASFFVQIGGRSVLIDPNFAPWLFVLKRLRRPGLRIRDLPAIDLVLVTHAHFDHLHRPSLRAIARATLERGGRPPAIIVPPHVVDLVSDLGFEEIIELDWWNNHRAGGLTITSVPSRHWGARVIKDRHRGYGGYVLRGSRHSVYHAGDTAYFSGFREIGRRLHPELALLPIGAYNPPAFRNVHTSPEDAMRAFLDLKARWMVPMHYGTFRLSHEPVDEPLQLLEKEARAAGVEDQVVVMEEGVTKFF, encoded by the coding sequence ATGCTGAATCTGACGCTAAGGCGACGGGCGGGCCAGTTTACACGCCTGGTGCGCCACTCTGTAGTGACTCCCAGGACGGGCCAGACGCACAAGCCAGTGCTCGCCGCGAATGGCGAGTTGGGGGTTACGTTCATCGGGCACGCCAGTTTCTTCGTGCAGATCGGCGGGCGGAGTGTTCTGATTGATCCTAATTTTGCCCCCTGGTTGTTCGTGTTGAAACGGCTGCGTCGGCCGGGGCTGCGCATTCGCGACTTGCCCGCCATTGACCTGGTGCTGGTCACACACGCGCATTTTGATCACCTGCACCGGCCCTCGCTACGCGCCATTGCACGCGCAACATTGGAACGGGGTGGCAGGCCACCCGCGATCATCGTGCCTCCGCATGTGGTGGACCTGGTTTCCGACCTCGGGTTTGAAGAGATCATTGAGCTGGATTGGTGGAACAATCATCGTGCTGGAGGACTCACGATCACCAGTGTGCCCTCGCGGCATTGGGGCGCGCGGGTGATCAAAGACCGCCACCGCGGCTACGGCGGGTATGTGCTTCGCGGCAGCCGCCACTCCGTTTACCATGCCGGTGACACGGCGTATTTCTCCGGCTTCCGCGAGATCGGCCGGCGACTGCATCCGGAGCTCGCGCTGTTGCCCATTGGCGCGTACAACCCTCCCGCGTTCCGCAACGTGCACACTAGCCCCGAGGACGCGATGAGGGCTTTTCTCGACCTGAAAGCCCGCTGGATGGTGCCCATGCACTACGGAACTTTTCGCTTGTCGCACGAACCGGTGGATGAACCACTTCAGTTGCTGGAAAAAGAGGCGCGAGCGGCCGGGGTTGAAGACCAGGTCGTGGTAATGGAAGAAGGGGTCACCAAGTTCTTTTAG
- a CDS encoding hydantoinase/oxoprolinase family protein: protein MARKSPARKSIPLAEITRVAVDTGGTFTDCVWLENGRIRIVKVFSTPADPSQAIVETLRRTGLASGVVLLHGTTVGTNTLLQRKGARVAFVTTEGFEDSIQIGRQARPKLYNFFFDPIEPLVPPELRFGVPERTGCEGTILRAPSAEELNELRVAVEEQHPEAIAVSLLFSFANPQNERMVAAALGGRGRPGRKGENAVPFSISHVILPEFREYERASTVVMNAYLQPVMQHYLRSLQSRVSEWEGEVRLGSRFKDAAGTHHSAGSSIFVMQSSGGITSLTSAAEEPVRTVLSGPAGGVVGASAVAARSGFERIISFDMGGTSTDVALVEGQPRATNEAEIAGLPVRVPMLDIHTVGAGGGSIARFDAAGALRVGPESAGADPGPICYGKGEQPTVTDANLLLGRLSPDNFLGGEFTLDVTRTRRIVERWLKHNHKFLRPGLRTPEAFAGGVIRVVNATMEKAIRVVSIERGFDPRDFTLVAFGGAGGVHACDLAQALGIPRVLVPAMPGALSAYGILASDIVKDYSRTVLWRVSGRSPKRELRAQFAEFDRAAQADFRREQWLTKSRRGAVRRQHTLDVRYRGQGYELNVPFSRAWLGDFHHEHQRRYGYSRPGSEIEIVTLRSRARLPNNVTPHFQPPAPDGRQAKPSHARVFFNGRSVAAAVYDRAALATGKSYSGPAIVTEYSATTVVPPGWNFKIDRAGNLLLQTT, encoded by the coding sequence ATGGCGCGGAAATCACCAGCTCGCAAATCCATTCCTTTAGCAGAGATCACCCGCGTAGCGGTGGATACTGGCGGAACATTTACCGACTGCGTATGGCTGGAGAACGGCCGGATTCGCATCGTGAAGGTATTTTCCACGCCCGCGGATCCATCGCAAGCGATCGTTGAGACGTTGCGCCGCACCGGCCTTGCGAGCGGCGTAGTGCTGTTGCACGGTACCACCGTGGGCACGAATACGCTGCTACAACGCAAGGGCGCCCGCGTGGCTTTCGTCACCACAGAAGGCTTCGAAGATTCCATTCAGATCGGACGCCAGGCAAGGCCCAAGCTTTACAACTTTTTCTTCGATCCTATAGAGCCACTGGTTCCCCCAGAGCTGCGCTTCGGCGTGCCTGAACGCACGGGTTGCGAGGGCACAATCTTGCGCGCCCCAAGCGCGGAAGAATTAAACGAGCTTCGTGTGGCGGTTGAAGAGCAGCACCCGGAAGCCATTGCGGTCTCTTTATTATTCTCCTTTGCCAATCCACAAAACGAACGCATGGTGGCTGCTGCCTTAGGCGGGAGGGGTCGCCCCGGCCGCAAAGGCGAGAACGCAGTTCCATTCTCGATCTCCCACGTCATTCTTCCGGAGTTCCGTGAATACGAGCGCGCCAGCACCGTGGTGATGAATGCATATTTGCAGCCGGTGATGCAGCACTACCTGCGCAGTCTTCAAAGCCGCGTCTCTGAGTGGGAGGGCGAGGTTCGCCTCGGATCCAGGTTCAAGGACGCAGCGGGCACCCATCATTCGGCTGGCAGCTCGATCTTTGTGATGCAATCCAGCGGTGGAATTACATCTCTTACGTCAGCGGCAGAGGAACCCGTGCGCACCGTGCTCTCAGGACCCGCCGGTGGCGTCGTCGGCGCGTCGGCGGTTGCGGCGCGCAGCGGCTTTGAGCGGATCATCTCCTTTGATATGGGTGGCACTTCAACTGACGTGGCACTGGTTGAGGGTCAGCCGCGCGCAACGAACGAAGCAGAGATTGCCGGACTGCCGGTGCGCGTCCCCATGCTCGACATTCATACCGTTGGCGCGGGCGGCGGCTCGATTGCGCGCTTTGACGCGGCAGGCGCGCTGCGTGTGGGGCCAGAATCCGCCGGCGCCGATCCCGGCCCCATCTGCTATGGAAAAGGTGAGCAGCCAACCGTCACCGATGCCAACCTCCTGCTCGGGCGACTGTCGCCTGACAATTTTTTAGGTGGCGAGTTCACGTTGGATGTGACTCGCACCCGCCGAATTGTTGAACGCTGGCTGAAGCACAATCACAAATTCCTTCGCCCGGGTCTGCGTACTCCCGAAGCATTCGCCGGCGGCGTGATTCGGGTAGTGAACGCCACCATGGAAAAAGCCATCCGCGTGGTCTCCATCGAACGCGGCTTCGATCCGCGCGACTTCACTCTGGTGGCCTTCGGCGGCGCCGGTGGCGTGCACGCCTGCGATCTGGCGCAGGCGTTGGGTATCCCTCGCGTTCTGGTACCGGCAATGCCGGGTGCGCTTTCCGCTTACGGTATTTTGGCCAGCGACATTGTGAAAGACTACTCGCGCACCGTCCTTTGGCGGGTTTCCGGGCGTTCGCCCAAACGCGAACTCCGCGCACAGTTTGCAGAATTCGATCGCGCTGCGCAGGCCGATTTCCGTCGCGAGCAGTGGCTGACGAAATCCCGCCGGGGGGCGGTGCGCCGTCAGCACACGCTCGACGTCCGCTATCGCGGCCAGGGATACGAGTTGAACGTTCCATTCAGCCGCGCCTGGCTGGGCGATTTTCATCATGAACATCAGCGCCGGTATGGATACAGCCGCCCCGGCTCCGAAATCGAGATCGTTACTCTGCGTTCGCGGGCGCGATTGCCCAACAACGTAACGCCCCACTTCCAACCCCCAGCACCTGACGGCAGGCAGGCGAAGCCGTCCCATGCGCGTGTGTTTTTCAATGGCCGCAGTGTGGCTGCCGCTGTTTACGATCGCGCAGCGCTCGCCACGGGCAAGAGCTACTCGGGGCCGGCGATCGTCACCGAATACAGCGCGACTACAGTGGTTCCGCCCGGCTGGAACTTCAAGATTGATCGTGCGGGAAATCTTTTACTACAGACGACCTGA
- a CDS encoding alpha/beta fold hydrolase, which yields MADSQIKSFSLEGPAGKLEALLNSGREDATHVALVCHPHPLFGGTLHNKVVFHAMKALNGFGFPVLRFNFRGTGLSQGEHDHGRGEAEDVRVALEWLKREFNLPIIFAGFSFGAAVGLRAACSDPNVVALISLGTPVAPIDDRNYDYSFLKECPLPKLFVSGARDQYGPQPALKRLVESVAPPKELVLIEAGDHFFEGRLAELRRTIENWVRDAVLQQVAH from the coding sequence ATGGCCGATTCGCAGATCAAATCTTTTTCCCTGGAAGGGCCTGCGGGCAAGCTGGAAGCCCTATTGAATAGTGGCCGGGAAGACGCCACACACGTGGCGTTGGTTTGTCATCCTCACCCGCTTTTCGGTGGCACCCTTCACAATAAAGTTGTCTTTCACGCCATGAAGGCGCTGAACGGCTTTGGATTTCCTGTGCTGCGCTTCAATTTCCGCGGCACCGGCCTGAGCCAGGGAGAACACGATCATGGACGCGGAGAGGCGGAAGATGTCCGCGTCGCGCTGGAATGGTTGAAACGAGAGTTCAATCTGCCCATTATTTTTGCCGGGTTCTCATTCGGCGCGGCGGTTGGCCTGCGCGCCGCTTGCTCTGATCCCAATGTGGTCGCGCTGATCTCGCTCGGTACCCCGGTGGCGCCAATTGACGACCGCAACTATGACTACTCCTTTCTTAAAGAGTGCCCGCTGCCGAAGCTCTTCGTAAGCGGAGCGCGGGACCAGTATGGGCCGCAGCCTGCACTCAAGCGGCTGGTGGAATCGGTGGCGCCACCGAAGGAACTGGTGCTGATCGAGGCTGGGGACCATTTCTTCGAAGGCCGCCTGGCTGAACTCCGCCGCACCATCGAGAACTGGGTACGTGACGCTGTGCTGCAGCAGGTCGCACATTGA
- a CDS encoding N-acetyltransferase, protein MDYRIRDFSPEDFEKLWKIDQQCFPPGIAYSRTELRNYMGGRGAFTLVASMGDGGSNKSENPALSGFLVAEAHAGRSGHIITIDVLPTARRSGMGSALMKTAEERLRAARCTEVLLETAVDNLPALTFYKRHGYELVKTIPRYYQNSVDAFHMRKILS, encoded by the coding sequence GTGGACTACCGAATCCGCGATTTTTCGCCCGAAGATTTCGAAAAGCTCTGGAAGATTGACCAGCAGTGCTTTCCTCCCGGCATCGCCTATTCCAGGACCGAACTGCGTAATTACATGGGCGGGCGAGGTGCTTTCACACTTGTGGCATCGATGGGAGATGGAGGCAGCAATAAATCAGAAAATCCAGCCTTGAGTGGGTTCCTGGTGGCCGAAGCCCACGCCGGCCGCAGCGGCCACATTATTACTATTGACGTGCTGCCCACAGCTCGCCGGTCCGGCATGGGTTCAGCATTGATGAAGACAGCCGAAGAGCGGCTCCGGGCGGCGCGCTGTACTGAAGTCTTACTTGAAACTGCGGTGGACAATCTGCCTGCGCTGACTTTCTATAAGCGACACGGGTACGAACTGGTGAAGACCATCCCTCGCTATTACCAGAACAGCGTTGACGCCTTCCACATGCGCAAGATCCTGTCCTGA
- a CDS encoding GntG family PLP-dependent aldolase — MVDLRSDTVTKPTPEMRRAMAEAEVGDDVYGEDPTVNRLEQRAAEIFGREAAIFVPTGTMGNTIAVKVHTRPGQEVICDERGHVLNYEMGMMSHFSGCVPRTIAAKDGILTWPEIKKRIAPKIYYRAQTGLVELENTHNMAGGTVYPQNVLDEICDGAHEAGLPVHLDGARIFNAATALGRPVAAITNKCDSVMFCLSKGLGAPVGSMLVGSRTFIDQARVYRKSLGGGMRQAGVLAAAGLIALEKMPARLAEDHENARRLAQGLAEIPGIQLDASKVVTNILVFNTAGTGLSSFEICKKLGERNILASGIDAENIRMVTHKDVDREGCTRAIEALAEICRR; from the coding sequence ATGGTTGACCTGAGAAGTGACACCGTCACCAAGCCCACACCCGAAATGCGGCGGGCGATGGCCGAAGCCGAGGTCGGCGATGATGTTTATGGCGAAGACCCGACGGTCAATCGCCTGGAGCAACGCGCAGCGGAAATCTTCGGCCGCGAGGCGGCGATCTTCGTACCCACCGGCACCATGGGTAACACCATCGCGGTAAAAGTGCATACCCGTCCCGGGCAGGAAGTGATTTGTGACGAACGCGGCCACGTTCTGAACTATGAAATGGGCATGATGTCGCATTTCTCCGGGTGCGTGCCGCGGACAATTGCCGCGAAAGACGGAATCCTAACCTGGCCGGAGATCAAAAAACGCATTGCACCTAAGATTTACTATCGCGCGCAGACCGGTCTGGTTGAACTGGAGAACACTCACAACATGGCGGGCGGAACGGTATACCCGCAAAATGTGTTGGACGAAATTTGCGACGGCGCGCATGAGGCTGGCTTGCCGGTGCACCTGGATGGAGCACGCATTTTTAATGCGGCAACCGCGCTTGGCCGGCCGGTGGCGGCGATCACCAACAAGTGCGACTCGGTGATGTTCTGCCTGTCAAAGGGCCTGGGAGCGCCGGTAGGCTCCATGCTGGTGGGGAGCCGTACCTTCATTGACCAGGCGCGGGTGTATCGTAAATCGCTGGGCGGTGGCATGCGGCAGGCAGGAGTGCTGGCGGCCGCAGGTCTGATTGCGCTGGAGAAGATGCCGGCGCGACTTGCGGAGGACCACGAAAATGCCCGACGGCTGGCGCAAGGACTTGCCGAAATCCCTGGAATCCAGCTGGACGCGAGCAAGGTAGTGACCAACATTCTTGTTTTCAATACAGCCGGAACTGGCCTGAGCTCGTTTGAGATCTGCAAAAAGCTGGGCGAGCGCAATATTCTGGCCAGCGGCATTGATGCGGAGAATATCCGTATGGTCACGCACAAGGATGTGGATCGCGAGGGCTGCACGCGGGCAATCGAAGCACTGGCCGAGATTTGCAGACGATGA
- a CDS encoding M20/M25/M40 family metallo-hydrolase: MDIISLTRQLVDIESITGNEGPVGEFLYRELSRLGYQVKKMPVEGDRFNVLANPPQQPRPALFLSTHMDTVPPFIPSSEDVGRIYGRGSCDAKGIIAAQIAAAERLRKQGLYVGLMFLVGEEKDSQGAQVANQQPQGCKFLINGEPTENKMALASKGTLRVEVTAKGRMAHSAYPELGESAIEKLLEALNRLRNVPRPVNEEIGPTTVNIGVLEGGRAPNVIPDYARAHLLYRLVGPAEELRRNIVAAVGDLAEVNFVLEIPYMRLRALDGVPTMVAAFTTDIPALTNWGEPMLVGPGSIHVAHTEREYIEKDQLAAAVDLYCAIAERASATKAG, from the coding sequence ATGGACATCATCTCTCTCACTCGTCAGCTTGTAGACATTGAGTCAATCACCGGCAATGAAGGCCCGGTGGGAGAATTCCTGTACCGGGAACTCTCCCGGCTGGGGTACCAGGTGAAGAAAATGCCGGTGGAGGGCGACCGCTTCAACGTGCTTGCAAACCCGCCACAGCAGCCCAGACCGGCGCTCTTTCTTTCTACTCACATGGACACGGTGCCGCCATTTATTCCATCGTCCGAGGATGTGGGCCGAATCTATGGTCGCGGATCGTGCGACGCCAAGGGAATCATTGCGGCACAGATTGCGGCGGCGGAGCGGCTCCGCAAGCAGGGACTATATGTCGGGCTGATGTTCCTGGTGGGCGAAGAAAAAGATAGTCAAGGGGCACAAGTAGCAAATCAGCAGCCGCAGGGATGTAAATTTCTGATTAACGGTGAACCCACTGAGAACAAGATGGCGCTGGCGTCGAAAGGGACCCTGCGGGTGGAGGTCACTGCAAAAGGCCGAATGGCGCATTCGGCCTATCCAGAACTAGGCGAATCCGCAATTGAGAAATTGCTCGAAGCCCTGAACCGGTTGCGGAATGTGCCCCGTCCCGTGAATGAAGAGATTGGGCCGACGACCGTCAACATCGGCGTGCTCGAAGGCGGGCGCGCGCCCAATGTGATTCCCGATTACGCCCGCGCCCATTTGTTGTATCGGCTGGTCGGACCGGCGGAGGAGCTACGGCGGAACATTGTTGCAGCAGTTGGCGACCTGGCAGAGGTCAACTTCGTGCTCGAGATCCCCTACATGCGACTGCGCGCCCTTGACGGTGTGCCGACCATGGTTGCGGCCTTCACTACAGACATTCCGGCGCTCACCAATTGGGGCGAACCGATGCTGGTCGGACCCGGGTCCATTCATGTCGCCCATACTGAAAGGGAGTACATAGAAAAGGACCAGCTAGCGGCAGCCGTGGATCTGTATTGCGCAATCGCCGAACGTGCCTCAGCGACAAAAGCCGGCTGA
- a CDS encoding DUF4147 domain-containing protein has protein sequence MPPSNHAAGNQAKETQPMRSTAREIFLRALRETSISKAFTRHVQLDRAVLRVGEDLYDLKRHKRVAVISIGKAAYTMLDALHQELGDRITGVAVGASDPVSPLKGFRYFRGGHPLPNANSVRGAQAILEFLRKRRVSKQQTPPLVIFLISGGGSAIAEKPISNSITLDDLVATYRALVLSGATIAEINAIRKHLSTIKGGRMAVAAAGAHQVSILVSDVPENSPDSLASGPTMPDSSRVQDCYAIAVKYSLAEQFPESVRRLFLERRLEETPKPGDTAFAHSRWWTILSNKHAVQSAAAEAARSGFAVEIDNRPDDWDYEKAADYLLDRLRALRQGVERVCLISGGEVTVRVADGGIGGRNQQFVLYCAEKIAGQNITALSAGTDGIDGNSPAAGAVADGSTLERASKLGHNPAEARKSFNAFPLFEALGDAIITGPTGNNVRDLRILLAY, from the coding sequence ATGCCGCCTTCAAACCATGCCGCGGGTAACCAGGCGAAAGAAACGCAGCCGATGCGCTCCACCGCCCGCGAGATCTTCCTGAGGGCACTCCGCGAAACCAGCATCAGCAAAGCATTCACACGGCATGTGCAGCTCGATAGAGCTGTCCTGCGCGTGGGGGAGGACCTCTACGATCTGAAGCGGCACAAGCGCGTCGCCGTAATTTCAATCGGCAAGGCCGCGTATACGATGCTCGACGCATTACACCAGGAGTTGGGAGACCGCATCACCGGGGTCGCCGTGGGCGCCTCTGATCCGGTTTCGCCACTGAAGGGATTTCGGTACTTTCGCGGCGGCCACCCTCTGCCCAACGCCAATTCGGTTCGCGGGGCACAAGCCATATTGGAGTTCCTGCGCAAACGAAGGGTGTCGAAGCAACAGACCCCGCCTCTGGTTATTTTTCTTATCAGCGGCGGCGGATCGGCAATTGCCGAAAAGCCGATCAGCAACAGCATCACCCTCGATGATCTGGTTGCAACTTATCGGGCTCTGGTTCTGTCCGGCGCAACCATCGCCGAAATCAACGCGATTCGCAAGCACCTCTCGACAATTAAAGGGGGCCGCATGGCGGTCGCTGCCGCGGGCGCGCACCAAGTTTCCATTTTGGTTTCCGACGTTCCCGAAAACTCGCCTGATTCTCTGGCCTCCGGTCCAACCATGCCGGACTCCTCGCGAGTGCAGGATTGTTATGCCATTGCCGTGAAGTACTCTCTTGCCGAGCAGTTTCCGGAATCAGTACGGCGTCTATTCCTGGAGCGACGCCTTGAGGAAACTCCCAAGCCCGGTGATACCGCCTTCGCGCATTCCCGCTGGTGGACGATCCTCTCCAACAAACATGCAGTTCAGTCGGCAGCCGCTGAAGCTGCCCGCTCCGGCTTCGCAGTCGAGATTGATAACCGTCCCGATGACTGGGATTACGAGAAGGCGGCCGATTATCTTCTCGATCGCCTGCGGGCTCTGCGTCAGGGCGTGGAGCGGGTATGCCTGATCTCAGGTGGCGAAGTTACGGTGCGAGTGGCGGATGGCGGCATTGGCGGTCGCAACCAGCAATTCGTACTCTATTGCGCAGAAAAAATTGCGGGGCAAAACATTACCGCTCTCAGCGCAGGCACCGACGGCATAGATGGCAACAGCCCGGCTGCGGGAGCGGTCGCTGACGGCAGCACTCTGGAACGGGCCAGCAAGCTTGGTCACAATCCGGCCGAGGCACGCAAAAGCTTCAATGCCTTTCCACTCTTTGAAGCTCTGGGCGACGCGATTATCACCGGTCCCACGGGAAACAATGTCCGCGATTTGCGAATCCTGTTGGCGTACTGA